The following are encoded in a window of Cucurbita pepo subsp. pepo cultivar mu-cu-16 chromosome LG12, ASM280686v2, whole genome shotgun sequence genomic DNA:
- the LOC111806688 gene encoding U-box domain-containing protein 3-like, with product MGTASVQCLTNSISRFIHLVSCHTTKPLPLPKSCKDLVVVLKLLKLVLDDVISLKLSSDELDHRECELLDTAVNEAQEFLENWCPKTSKICSALKCDPLLIKIQDASQAVCEKVWKSSESVSCSSSLNAVQKCLEGLQSLKQERISESIEEALISQRSGIGPNSEQLLKIIEALHLLSNQELLKETIAIEKERIDAECNDAKEELHRINQIMDLIIRMRDWMVRKDYFHGINGVSVPSYFRCPLSLELMLDPVIVASGQTYDRSSIQKWIDSGLNICPNTHQMLTHTNLTPNYTVKAMISNWCDENKLNISSLSSLALNRSDSFRYSLHGSNSTARSSSEVDKGSDNQNGDVFARLIGENSNEGQGNEAEKFDPPSPQQSYIYSRSVSTSSAFSSIDYIPSAFNESLKTSNKHEHTKELSGEITSERPAASRSEASGITSSLGGGQLQACKTETGIVENGNCNGGMDNLSGDLHIKKLIADLKSQRDEVQMKAAEELRLLAKDNVENRVIIGRYGAIGPLLSLLYSERKLIQEHAVTALLNLSINENNKAMIAETGAIEPLIHVLKTGSSAAKENSAATLFSLSVLEEYKAKIGRSGAVKALVDLLGVGTLRGKKDAATALFNLSIFHENKARIIQAGAVKYLVELLDTGEGMVDKAAALLANLSTISEGRLGIVREGGIPLLVEIVESGSMRGKENVASILLQLCLHSSKFCTLVLQEGAVPPLVALSQSGTPRAKEKAQQLLSHFRNQRDGSTGKGK from the exons ATGGGAACAGCCTCTGTACAATGTCTGACTAACAGTATTTCCAGATTCATTCATCTAGTTTCATGCCACACTACAAAGCCTTTGCCTCTTCCTAAGAGCTGCAAGGATCTTGTTGTTGTATTAAAACTTCTAAAACTCGTGCTCGATGATGTCATTAGCCTCAAACTATCTTCCGATGAGTTAGATCATAGGGAATGTGAGTTGCTGGATACAGCTGTGAATGAGGCTCAAGAATTCCTCGAAAACTGGTGTCCGAAGACGAGCAAAATTTGCAGT GCTTTGAAATGTGATCCACTActtataaaaattcaagacGCTTCCCAAGCGGTCTGTGAGAAGGTTTGGAAGTCGTCTGAATCGGTATCGTGCAGCTCAAGTCTAAATGCTGTTCAG AAATGTCTTGAAGGCCTTCAATCATTGAAGCAAGAAAGGATATCTGAATCCATAGAAGAGGCTCTAATCAGTCAAAGAAGTGGCATTGGCCCGAACTCTGAACAACTTCTAAAAATAATCGAAGCACTTCATTTGTTGTCGAATCAAGAACTTCTGAAGGAGACGATAGCCatcgaaaaggaaagaatcGACGCTGAATGCAACGATGCGAAGGAGGAACTGCATCGCATCAACCAAATTATGGATCTAATTATTCGTATGCGCGATTGGATGGTTAGAAAAGACTACTTTCATGGGATAAATGGAGTCTCGGTTCCTTCTTATTTTCGCTGCCCGTTGTCATTAGAGTTGATGCTCGATCCAGTAATTGTGGCATCTGGCCAAACTTACGACAGATCCTCCATTCAAAAATGGATTGATAGCGGGCTAAACATTTGCCCCAACACTCATCAGATGCTCACACATACAAATCTCACCCCCAATTACACTGTTAAAGCCATGATATCAAATTGGTGCGACGAAAACAAGCTGAACATTTCCAGTTTATCGTCGTTGGCTTTGAATCGAAGCGATAGCTTTCGTTATTCTTTGCATGGCAGTAATTCAACTGCAAGATCATCCTCTGAAGTTGACAAGGGTTCTGACAACCAAAATGGGGATGTTTTTGCTCGTTTAATCGGGGAAAATTCGAATGAAGGTCAGGGGAACGAAGCAGAAAAGTTTGATCCCCCGTCTCCGCAGCAGTCGTATATCTACAGCAGAAGTGTATCAACCTCCAGTGCTTTCTCTAGCATCGATTACATTCCATCAGCATTTAATGAGTCGTTGAAGACATCAAATAAACACGAACATACGAAGGAATTATCTGGAGAAATCACATCAGAGCGTCCTGCTGCATCTCGTAGTGAAGCGTCGGGGATTACTTCGTCGTTAGGAGGTGGACAATTACAGGCTTGTAAAACAGAAACAGGCATAGTGGAGAATGGAAACTGCAATGGTGGAATGGATAACTTATCCGGAGATTTGCATATCAAGAAATTAATAGCAGACCTTAAGAGCCAAAGGGATGAAGTTCAAATGAAGGCTGCAGAAGAATTGAGACTTCTTGCCAAGGACAATGTCGAGAATCGTGTTATTATAGGTCGATACGGGGCAATAGGCCCCTTACTTTCGTTGTTATATTCAGAACGAAAGCTGATACAAGAACATGCCGTGACAGCTCTGTTAAATCTTTCAATTAATGAAAACAATAAAGCTATGATTGCAGAAACTGGAGCTATAGAACCACTTATTCATGTTTTGAAGACAGGAAGCTCTGCTGCTAAAGAAAATTCTGCAGCAACTTTATTCAGTCTCTCTGTATTAGAAGAATACAAGGCCAAAATTGGTCGGTCCGGTGCGGTGAAAGCCTTGGTGGATCTCTTAGGTGTGGGTACTCTGAGGGGCAAGAAAGATGCAGCTACAGCTTTGTTCAACTTATCTATTTTTCACGAAAACAAGGCTCGTATCATTCAGGCAGGAGCTGTTAAGTACCTTGTCGAGCTTCTAGACACAGGCGAAGGTATGGTCGACAAGGCTGCTGCACTTCTTGCTAACTTATCCACAATTTCGGAGGGACGATTGGGAATCGTGAGGGAAGGGGGCATCCCCCTGTTGGTAGAAATTGTCGAGTCTGGATCGATGAgaggaaaggaaaatgttGCATCTATTCTATTGCAACTATGCCTTCATAGTTCCAAGTTTTGCACCTTGGTTCTCCAAGAAGGAGCTGTCCCGCCCCTTGTTGCCTTATCTCAGTCTGGCACACCTAgagcaaaagaaaag GCACAACAGCTGCTCAGTCATTTTCGGAATCAAAGAGATGGAAGCACAGGGAAAGGAAAGTGA
- the LOC111807017 gene encoding uncharacterized protein LOC111807017, which translates to MSWGRGKSPGWAAVNLKQQNSGLQDEIDPDPFPPMSTALSFLPPRENVHRVNGRSGRSFSSTPLPSADSLMSPKNFGAKKTIPGNSSIRSGKKLVEESTDVLAFWKLKELHSWADISLIVDIMEAVNNNFNEASKLLKTMVSSDNFEINNEMSTLGLHSSNDVSLVRGKSPGWEEYNLKQQNRGLQDRIDPKPFPPMPSALSSLPPRENLHGVTGRPGRSSSSSPLPSADSLTSPENYSAKKILGDSSIQNGRKVVEETTDVLAFWKLKELHTWADFSLIVDIMEAVDNNFNEASTYLNKMVSSDNVEICNEMSTLGLHSADGLSCYGKNDVTISLGRTVNNPIPSSTLKDVQDMHQNINDKLFENNYHERNFFHNVGNPKIALYCSKSAPIEPEWEEDDIYLSHRKDAIAMMRSASQHSRAATNAYLRKDHASAKYHSSRAQEQWLAAKMLNAKAANEILQTRNSENGLWKLDLHGLHAAEAVQALQDHLLKIETRNASNRSLSPKKAERKGFHRVSSLEYLSCMGVKLDKELQSPLPRHRPTSLEVITGIGKHSRGEAALPKAVTSFLSENGYRFEQLRPGTISVRPKFRR; encoded by the exons ATGTCGTGGGGGAGGGGTAAATCGCCTGGATGGGCAGCGGTTAACCTTAAGCAACAGAATAGTGGCCTTCAAGATGAAATTGACCCGGACCCATTCCCACCAATGTCTACCGCTCTTTCCTTTCTGCCACCCCGTGAAAACGTACACAGAGTTAATGGTCGTTCAGGGAGATCTTTCTCATCGACACCCCTTCCTTCTGCCGATTCTTTAATGTCACCAAAAAATTTTGGTGCAAAAAAGACCATACCTGGTAATTCTAGCATTCGAAGTGGCAAGAAGTTGGTTGAAGAATCCACTGATGTTTTAGCCTTCTGGAAGCTTAAAGAGCTTCATTCTTGGGCTGATATCAGTTTGATTGTGGATATAATGGAAGCTGTAAATAATAACTTCAACGAGGCGTCTAAGTTATTAAAAACAATGGTTTCTAGTGACAATTTTGAGATCAATAATGAGATGAGCACCTTAGGACTGCATTCCTCTAATGATGTATCATTGGTGAGGGGTAAATCTCCTGGCTGGGAAGAATATAACCTTAAGCAACAAAATAGAGGCCTTCAAGATAGAATTGATCCGAAACCATTCCCACCGATGCCAAGTGCCCTTTCCTCTTTGCCACCCCGTGAAAACTTGCACGGAGTTACTGGCCGTCCAGGGAGATCCTCCTCATCTTCACCTCTTCCTTCTGCTGATTCTCTAACTTCGCCAGAAAATTACAGTGCAAAGAAAATACTTGGTGATTCTAGCAttcaaaatggaaggaagGTGGTTGAAGAAACCACTGACGTTTTAGCCTTTTGGAAGCTTAAGGAGCTTCATACTTGGGCTGATTTTAGCTTGATTGTGGATATAATGGAAGCTGTAGATAATAACTTCAATGAGGCATCTacttatttaaacaaaatggTTTCTAGTGACAATGTTGAGATCTGTAACGAGATGAGCACCTTAGGACTGCATTCTGCTGATGGACTATCGTGCTATGGGAAGAATGATGTAACTATATCATTAGGAAGAACTGTTAATAATCCCATCCCTAGTTCCACACTAAAGGATGTGCAAGACATgcatcaaaatattaatgataaattgtttgaaaataattatcatgAAAGAAATTTCTTTCACAATGTTGGAAATCCAAAAATAGCTCTTTATTGCTCAAAGTCTGCTCCTATTGAGCCCGAgtgggaagaagatgatatttACCTGAGCCATCGGAAAGATGCTATAGCAATGATGAG GTCTGCATCTCAACATTCAAGGGCAGCCACTAATGCCTATCTTCGGAAGGATCATGCTTCAGCCAAGTATCATTCATCAAGGGCTCAAGAACAATGGCTAGCTGCAAAAATGTTAAATGCTAAGGCAGCCAATGAAATTTTACAAACAAGGAATAGTGAAAATGGGCTCTGGAAGTTGGACCTACATGGGCTTCATGCAGCAGAGGCTGTTCAAGCCTTGCAAGATCACTTGCTGAAAATCGAAACTCGGAATGCCTCCAATCGGTCGTTGTCGCCAAAGAAAGCTGAAAGGAAGGGTTTCCATCGTGTTTCATCCCTTGAGTATCTTAGTTGTATGGGCGTAAAGTTGGACAAAGAATTACAATCACCATTACCTAGGCATAGGCCGACATCATTGGAAGTCATAACAG